In one Solanum dulcamara chromosome 1, daSolDulc1.2, whole genome shotgun sequence genomic region, the following are encoded:
- the LOC129890342 gene encoding U-box domain-containing protein 35-like, with amino-acid sequence MGSQIPAEDSIVVAVDKDKNSSSAVKWAIDNLLGSNQILVLVHVRVKNSPKPTLDSNGGLSDEATQNIFTPFRAYSARKRIVVKEIVVENTEASKGLLDYINSQCITNIVLGASSRSALGRKYWTHDVPTMINKAAPEFCSVYVVSKGKQQSVRPAAKSLPSSAPARQPSSLAWSAPRSSNSGSEDSSRFSYTRSEQKIVESEKTRPEKGPSNVPIDNLHAPEMTNPYKHTSQSDGSMRYARISPRSVDMTSENLDFTQVSIKETPMNGSSSYLVDAEMKRLKLELRQTLDMYNAACKEAVVANQAADELNKWKIEEARKFEQARFAEEAALAIAETEKAKCRAAIEAAKKAQKMAEIEAQRRKYAELKAKRETEKKKQAMNVRSQNDLRYRKYTIEEIEAATKKFSNSQKIGEGGYGPVFKGKLDHTPVAIKVLSPDAAQGKKQFQQEVEVLSLIRHPNLVLLLGACPEYGCLVYELMNNGSLEDRLFRKGNTPSIPWEIRFKIAAEIATGLLFLHQAKPEPLVHRDLKPGNILLDKNYVCKISDVGLARLVPSSVPDCVTQYHMTSAAGTFCYIDPEYQQTGKLETKSDIYSLGVMLLQIITARPPMGLTHHIERAIEKGKFADFLDPTVPNWPVEEALKFAKLSLKCAELRKKDRPDLGSVVVPELTKLSEFGMSSMPSIGS; translated from the exons aTGGGTTCCCAAATTCCGGCAGAAGACTCTATTGTTGTTGCCGTCGATAAAGATAAGAATAGCAGCTCTGCCGTGAAATGGGCTATTGATAATCTCCTTGGAAGCAATCAAATTCTTGTTTTGGTTCATGTTCGGGTCAAAAACTCACCAAAGC CTACTTTAGATTCAAATGGAGGATTAAGTGATGAAGCtactcaaaatattttcacACCTTTCAGGGCTTATTCTGCGCGCAAAAGG ATAGTAGTGAAAGAGATTGTCGTTGAGAATACTGAAGCGTCGAAGGGACTTCTTGATTACATCAACAGTCAGTGTATTACCAACATTGTTCTTGGTGCATCATCTAGGAGTGCTCTTGGCAG GAAATATTGGACTCATGATGTGCCAACAATGATAAATAAGGCCGCGCCAGAATTTTGTTCTGTCTACGTAGTTTCGAAAGGCAAGCAACAATCTGTCCGACCAGCAGCAAAATCTCTTCCTTCTTCTGCACCAGCAAGACAACCATCCTCATTAGCGTGGTCAGCACCTAGGTCAAGTAACTCTGGATCAGAAGATTCATCCAG GTTTTCATACACGAGGTCAGAGCAGAAGATTGTAGAATCTGAGAAGACGAGGCCTGAAAAAGGACCATCTAATGTACCAATAGATAATCTTCATGCTCCCGAGATGACAAATCCATATAAGCACACTTCTCAATCAGATGGTAGTATGCGGTATGCTCGTATTAGCCCTAGATCAGTTGATATGACATCCGAAAATCTTGACTTCACACAAGTTTCAATCAAAGAAACTCCAATGAATGGAAGCTCCTCATATTTA GTGGACGCTGAGATGAAAAGACTAAAACTTGAGCTAAGGCAAACTTTGGATATGTACAATGCAGCTTGCAAAGAAGCTGTCGTGGCCAACCAAGCG GCTGATGAGCTTAATAAAtggaaaattgaagaagctcGCAAGTTCGAACAAGCCCGTTTTGCTGAAGAGGCGGCTCTCGCAATTGCTGAGACCGAAAAGGCTAAATGCAGAGCTGCTATTGAAGCTGCTAAGAAAGCACAAAAGATGGCTGAAATAGAAGCACAAAGACGGAAGTATGCGGAGTTAAAAGCTAAGCGAGAGAcagaaaaaaagaaacaagCTATGAATGTTCGATCTCAGAATGATCTACGTTATAGGAAGTATACAATTGAAGAGATTGAGGCAGCCAccaaaaaattctcaaattcacAAAAAATTGGAGAAGGTGGATATGGACCTGTTTTTAAGGGAAAACTAGATCACACACCTGTAGCCATTAAAGTTCTGAGTCCTGATGCTGCACAAGGGAAGAAACAGTTCCAACAAGAG GTTGAGGTCCTCAGTCTCATTAGGCATCCGAATCTGGTGCTACTATTAGGTGCATGTCCTGAGTATGGGTGTTTAGTTTATGAGCTTATGAATAATGGAAGCTTGGAAGATCGACTTTTTCGTAAAGGTAATACCCCTTCAATTCCATGGGAAATTCGCTTCAAAATTGCTGCTGAGATTGCAACCGGGCTTCTATTCCTTCACCAAGCAAAACCAGAACCTCTTGTTCACCGGGATCTAAAGCCAGGAAATATTCTGTTGGACAAAAATTATGTCTGCAAAATCAGTGATGTTGGTTTGGCAAGGTTAGTGCCATCATCTGTACCTGATTGTGTGACACAATATCACATGACTTCAGCTGCCGGGACTTTTTGTTATATAGATCCTGAATATCAACAAACGGGAAAGTTAGAGACTAAATCAGATATATATTCGCTTGGTGTGATGTTGCTCCAAATTATTACTGCAAGGCCCCCAATGGGTTTAACTCATCACATTGAAAGGGCCATCGAAAAAGGTAAATTTGCAGATTTTTTAGATCCAACAGTGCCAAATTGGCCAGTGGAAGAGGCTCTTAAGTTTGCAAAATTGTCACTCAAGTGTGCTGAGCTGAGGAAGAAAGACAGACCAGATCTTGGTTCAGTAGTAGTTCCTGAGCTTACTAAGCTTAGTGAATTCGGAATGAGTAGCATGCCAAGTATCGGTAGCTAA
- the LOC129882060 gene encoding protein phosphatase 2C 53-like isoform X2 — protein MSLDVISENESNWIAGDAAVRESEDDDCLSLEGDQIPDNSCSLSVVSDCSSLCADDFIGFEIASDIEGQDFVDSQKSISHEELIAKTGLLVESDVEDTLPRPVAVPVRLEEQIIDKCLSATVSRSVFEVDYIPLWGYTSICGRRPEMEDAFATVPRLMKIPLQMLIGDRVLDGLSRRLSHLTTHFFGVYDGHGGSQVANYCRDRIHAVLAEELETFIMNLSDESLRQSCHELWNRAFTNCFLKVDAEIGGGSGHEPVAPETVGSTAVVAVVCSSHIIVANCGDSRAVLCRGKKPMALSVDHKPNREDEYQRIEAAGGKVIQWNGHRVFGVLAMSRSIGDKYLKPWIIPDPEVTFIPRTKDDDCLILASDGLWDVMTNEEACDMARKRILMWHKKYGATLPVERGEGIDPAAQAAAECLSNRALQKGSKDNITVIVVDLKAQRKLKSKTSTQLAS, from the exons ATGTCACTTGATGTGATATCTGAAAATGAAAGCAACTGGATTGCTGGTGATGCTGCTGTTAGGGAAAGTGAGGATGATGATTGCTTATCACTGGAGGGTGATCAGATTCCCGATAATTCGTGTTCCCTGTCAGTGGTGAGCGATTGTAGTAGTTTATGTGCTGATGATTTTATAGGCTTTGAGATAGCATCTGACATAGAAGGTCAGGATTTCGTGGATTCTCAGAAAAGCATCAGTCATGAAGAACTTATTGCTAAGACTGGCCTTTTGGTTGAGTCAGATGTTGAGGATACTTTGCCTAGACCCGTGGCAGTTCCGGTCAGACTTGAGGAGCAGATCATTGATAAATGCTTGAGTGCAACAGTCAGCCGCAGTGTTTTTGAAGTGGACTACATACCCCTATGGGGATATACATCTATCTGTGGAAGGAGACCAGAAATGGAAGACGCATTCGCAACTGTTCCAAGATTAATGAAAATTCCTCTACAGATGTTAATTGGTGATCGCGTGCTTGATGGGCTGTCTAGACGCTTAAGTCATTTGACGACTCATTtctttggagtttatgatggCCATGGTGGTTCTCAG gtGGCAAATTACTGCCGAGATCGGATTCATGCTGTATTGGCTGAGGAGTTGGAAACGTTTATAATGAATCTCAGTGATGAAAGTCTTAGACAAAGTTGCCACGAGCTCTGGAATAGAGCCTTTACCAACTGTTTTCTTAAAGTTGATGCTGAGATTGGAGGGGGGTCTGGCCATGAGCCTGTTGCCCCAGAAACTGTAGGCTCCACAGCTGTTGTTGCCGTTGTTTGTTCATCTCATATTATAGTGGCAAACTGTGGTGATTCAAGGGCTGTTCTGTGTCGTGGGAAGAAACCCATGGCATTGTCAGTGGATCACAAA CCAAACCGAGAAGATGAATATCAAAGGATTGAAGCAGCTGGAGGTAAGGTGATACAGTGGAATGGCCATCGTGTTTTCGGTGTTCTTGCAATGTCTAGGTCTATCG GAGATAAATACTTGAAGCCTTGGATAATTCCTGATCCAGAAGTAACGTTCATACCTCGAACCAAGGATGACGATTGCCTTATTCTTGCGAGTGATGGTTTATGGGATGTCATGACAAATGAAGAAGCTTGTGATATGGCTCGTAAACGTATACTTATGTGGCATAAAAAGTACGGTGCAACACTCCCCGTGGAAAGGGGTGAAGGAATTGATCCCGCAGCACAGGCAGCAGCAGAATGCTTGTCAAATCGAGCTCTTCAGAAGGGCAGCAAGGACAACATAACAGTGATTGTGGTAGACTTGAAAGctcaaagaaaattgaaaagCAAAACTTCAACACAACTGGCCTCGTAA
- the LOC129882060 gene encoding protein phosphatase 2C 53-like isoform X1, with the protein MKEMYMVAVPFIFGSLICHKPSIGSHMDVTRIKSMDDATSLYSNSGTKMLADTVSGGNDDCSSADSESDLSITASSVPEESRSEGTMSLDVISENESNWIAGDAAVRESEDDDCLSLEGDQIPDNSCSLSVVSDCSSLCADDFIGFEIASDIEGQDFVDSQKSISHEELIAKTGLLVESDVEDTLPRPVAVPVRLEEQIIDKCLSATVSRSVFEVDYIPLWGYTSICGRRPEMEDAFATVPRLMKIPLQMLIGDRVLDGLSRRLSHLTTHFFGVYDGHGGSQVANYCRDRIHAVLAEELETFIMNLSDESLRQSCHELWNRAFTNCFLKVDAEIGGGSGHEPVAPETVGSTAVVAVVCSSHIIVANCGDSRAVLCRGKKPMALSVDHKPNREDEYQRIEAAGGKVIQWNGHRVFGVLAMSRSIGDKYLKPWIIPDPEVTFIPRTKDDDCLILASDGLWDVMTNEEACDMARKRILMWHKKYGATLPVERGEGIDPAAQAAAECLSNRALQKGSKDNITVIVVDLKAQRKLKSKTSTQLAS; encoded by the exons ATGAAGGAGATGTATATGGTTGCAGTGCCATTTATATTTGGTAGTTTGATCTGTCACAAACCAAGCATCGGAAGTCATATGGATGTAACTAGGATAAAATCGATGGATGATGCAACGAGCTTGTATTCTAATTCGGGGACTAAAATGTTGGCAGACACTGTTTCTGGTGGCAATGATGATTGCAGCTCTGCTGATTCGGAGAGCGACCTTAGTATTACAGCATCATCTGTGCCTGAAGAGAGCAGAAGTGAAGGGACTATGTCACTTGATGTGATATCTGAAAATGAAAGCAACTGGATTGCTGGTGATGCTGCTGTTAGGGAAAGTGAGGATGATGATTGCTTATCACTGGAGGGTGATCAGATTCCCGATAATTCGTGTTCCCTGTCAGTGGTGAGCGATTGTAGTAGTTTATGTGCTGATGATTTTATAGGCTTTGAGATAGCATCTGACATAGAAGGTCAGGATTTCGTGGATTCTCAGAAAAGCATCAGTCATGAAGAACTTATTGCTAAGACTGGCCTTTTGGTTGAGTCAGATGTTGAGGATACTTTGCCTAGACCCGTGGCAGTTCCGGTCAGACTTGAGGAGCAGATCATTGATAAATGCTTGAGTGCAACAGTCAGCCGCAGTGTTTTTGAAGTGGACTACATACCCCTATGGGGATATACATCTATCTGTGGAAGGAGACCAGAAATGGAAGACGCATTCGCAACTGTTCCAAGATTAATGAAAATTCCTCTACAGATGTTAATTGGTGATCGCGTGCTTGATGGGCTGTCTAGACGCTTAAGTCATTTGACGACTCATTtctttggagtttatgatggCCATGGTGGTTCTCAG gtGGCAAATTACTGCCGAGATCGGATTCATGCTGTATTGGCTGAGGAGTTGGAAACGTTTATAATGAATCTCAGTGATGAAAGTCTTAGACAAAGTTGCCACGAGCTCTGGAATAGAGCCTTTACCAACTGTTTTCTTAAAGTTGATGCTGAGATTGGAGGGGGGTCTGGCCATGAGCCTGTTGCCCCAGAAACTGTAGGCTCCACAGCTGTTGTTGCCGTTGTTTGTTCATCTCATATTATAGTGGCAAACTGTGGTGATTCAAGGGCTGTTCTGTGTCGTGGGAAGAAACCCATGGCATTGTCAGTGGATCACAAA CCAAACCGAGAAGATGAATATCAAAGGATTGAAGCAGCTGGAGGTAAGGTGATACAGTGGAATGGCCATCGTGTTTTCGGTGTTCTTGCAATGTCTAGGTCTATCG GAGATAAATACTTGAAGCCTTGGATAATTCCTGATCCAGAAGTAACGTTCATACCTCGAACCAAGGATGACGATTGCCTTATTCTTGCGAGTGATGGTTTATGGGATGTCATGACAAATGAAGAAGCTTGTGATATGGCTCGTAAACGTATACTTATGTGGCATAAAAAGTACGGTGCAACACTCCCCGTGGAAAGGGGTGAAGGAATTGATCCCGCAGCACAGGCAGCAGCAGAATGCTTGTCAAATCGAGCTCTTCAGAAGGGCAGCAAGGACAACATAACAGTGATTGTGGTAGACTTGAAAGctcaaagaaaattgaaaagCAAAACTTCAACACAACTGGCCTCGTAA